In a genomic window of Flavobacterium sp. KACC 22761:
- a CDS encoding S41 family peptidase: MNNKNLISIFILLFFLSFKIQAQGSDKNAKDSLMLYNKMLSVKQVQQDLKILFAINEKANSGLYQYRSKKQVDSIYNTTIKSIKKPISVTEFYKIMLHLADFEGSVHNYTIPDLDLIKFLNRQKSFFPYPLLYIGGQIIFDGQSSDIPAGSRIRSINGISDAKLMQSFYKYYTADGFNTTEKLSASVNKSFGINYLLEYGLSNEFSIEYNSPKSESLEKKILPAVTLKQREANIKNRFSAPVTDLIDYKKQSPYSFQMLNPTTGLLNLRWFGMAYGSDDPKFKTYVHFLDSVFIGLDKNKVSNLIIDVRNNPGGSDPNFEQPVMYLTDQPFKENVKATIIFDPNLLPFENYFWGVSTSERMDSISKKMGKEYLKDVYPVFKNNISVQNPKYNPVYYPKSPKFKGNLYLLINENVASAASHFASLVKAYVPNVTIVGVETVGGYYRHNGHSPLVYELPNSKIKTQFSIVNLVQDAPKKENQPEGHGIIPDHEVWPSLDDFFQQKDTQMDYTLKLIQMK; the protein is encoded by the coding sequence ATGAATAATAAAAATCTGATATCAATTTTTATATTATTATTTTTCTTGTCCTTTAAAATTCAGGCACAAGGATCTGATAAAAACGCGAAGGATAGTTTAATGCTGTACAATAAAATGCTTTCGGTAAAACAAGTACAGCAGGATCTTAAAATACTCTTTGCTATAAACGAAAAAGCAAATTCCGGATTGTACCAATACCGTTCTAAAAAACAAGTAGACAGTATTTACAATACAACTATTAAAAGTATAAAAAAGCCTATAAGTGTTACGGAGTTTTACAAAATAATGCTCCATCTGGCAGATTTTGAAGGAAGTGTACACAATTATACGATTCCTGATCTCGACTTAATAAAATTTCTGAACAGGCAAAAATCTTTTTTCCCTTATCCTCTTCTTTACATTGGCGGGCAAATTATTTTCGATGGTCAATCATCAGATATACCAGCAGGTTCAAGAATAAGAAGCATAAACGGGATAAGTGACGCAAAATTGATGCAATCTTTTTATAAATATTATACAGCTGATGGCTTTAATACTACAGAAAAATTATCGGCCAGCGTAAATAAATCGTTTGGAATAAACTATCTGTTGGAATATGGTCTTTCTAATGAATTCAGTATAGAATACAATTCACCAAAATCGGAGTCTCTTGAAAAAAAGATACTTCCTGCAGTAACGCTAAAGCAAAGAGAAGCGAACATTAAAAATAGATTTAGCGCTCCTGTTACTGATTTGATAGATTATAAAAAGCAGTCTCCTTATAGTTTTCAAATGCTTAATCCAACAACAGGTTTATTAAATCTAAGATGGTTTGGAATGGCATACGGATCAGACGATCCTAAGTTTAAAACATATGTTCATTTTTTGGATAGTGTTTTTATAGGACTAGACAAAAACAAGGTTTCTAACCTGATCATTGATGTTAGAAATAATCCTGGCGGAAGTGACCCTAACTTTGAACAGCCCGTAATGTACCTCACAGATCAACCATTCAAGGAAAATGTAAAAGCTACCATAATCTTCGATCCTAACTTGTTGCCTTTCGAGAACTATTTCTGGGGCGTTTCAACATCAGAACGAATGGATAGTATTTCTAAAAAAATGGGAAAAGAATATCTAAAAGATGTTTATCCGGTTTTTAAAAACAATATAAGCGTACAAAACCCAAAATATAATCCGGTTTATTATCCCAAATCACCAAAGTTCAAAGGCAATCTTTATCTTTTGATTAATGAAAATGTCGCATCAGCTGCTTCACATTTTGCTTCCCTAGTAAAAGCATATGTTCCAAATGTTACCATAGTTGGTGTAGAGACTGTTGGCGGTTATTATCGTCACAACGGACACTCTCCATTGGTCTATGAACTTCCCAATTCAAAGATAAAAACACAATTTTCAATTGTAAATCTGGTTCAGGATGCGCCAAAAAAGGAAAATCAGCCAGAAGGCCACGGTATTATACCGGATCATGAAGTGTGGCCATCTTTGGATGATTTTTTCCAACAAAAGGATACACAAATGGACTATACCCTTAAACTTATACAAATGAAATAA